In Pseudomonas sp. MYb327, one DNA window encodes the following:
- the metH gene encoding methionine synthase — translation MSDRSVRLQALKHALKERILILDGGMGTMIQSYKLEEQDYRGKRFADWPSDVKGNNDLLVLTRPDVIGGIEKAYLDAGADILETNTFNATRISMADYGMEELAYELNVEGARLARKVADAKTLENPDKPRFVAGVLGPTSRTCSLSPDVNNPGYRNVTFDELVENYTEATKGLIEGGADLILIETIFDTLNAKAAIFAVQGVFEELGIELPIMISGTITDASGRTLSGQTTEAFWNSVAHAKPISVGLNCALGASELRPYLEELSNKASTHVSAHPNAGLPNEFGEYDELPSQTAKVIEEFAQSGFLNIVGGCCGTTPGHIEAIAKAVAGYAPREIPEIPKACRLSGLEPFTIDRNSLFVNVGERTNITGSAKFARLIREDNYTEALEVALQQVEAGAQVIDINMDEGMLDSKKAMVTFLNLIAGEPDISRVPIMIDSSKWEVIEAGLKCIQGKGIVNSISMKEGVEQFIHHAKLCKRYGAAVVVMAFDEAGQADTEARKKEICKRSYDILVNEVGFPPEDIIFDPNIFAVATGIEEHNNYAVDFINACAYIRDELPYALTSGGVSNVSFSFRGNNPVREAIHSVFLLYAIRAGLTMGIVNAGQLEIYDQIPVELRDAVEDVILNRTPEGTDALLAIADKYKGDGSVKEAETEEWRSWDVNKRLEHALVKGITTHIVEDTEESRQSFARPIEVIEGPLMSGMNIVGDLFGAGKMFLPQVVKSARVMKQAVAHLIPFIELEKGDKPEAKGKILMATVKGDVHDIGKNIVGVVLGCNGYDIVDLGVMVPAEKILQVAKDEKCDIIGLSGLITPSLDEMVHVAREMQRQDFHLPLMIGGATTSKAHTAVKIEPKYSNDAVVYVTDASRAVGVATQLLSKELKAGFVERTREEYIEVRERTANRSARTERLSYAASIAKKPQFDWSTYEPVKPTFTGSKVLDNIDLKVLAEYIDWTPFFISWDLAGKFPRILEDEVVGEAATALYADAQEMLAKLIDEKLISARAVFGFWPANQVRDDDIELYGDDGKPLAKLHHLRQQIIKTDGKPNFSLADFVAPKDSELTDYVGGFITTAGIGAEEVAKAYQDAGDDYNSIMVKALADRLAEACAEWLHQQVRKEHWGYAKEETLDNDALIKEQYSGIRPAPGYPACPDHTEKATLFALLDPQAREMQAGRSGVFLTEHYAMFPAAAVSGWYFAHPQAQYFAVGKIDKDQVQSYTSRKGQELSVTERWLAPNLGYDE, via the coding sequence ATGTCCGATCGCAGCGTTCGCCTTCAAGCTCTCAAGCACGCCCTCAAGGAGCGCATCCTGATTCTCGATGGCGGCATGGGCACGATGATCCAGAGCTATAAGCTTGAGGAACAGGATTACCGTGGCAAACGCTTCGCCGACTGGCCGAGTGATGTCAAAGGCAACAACGACCTGTTGGTACTGACCCGCCCGGACGTGATTGGTGGTATCGAGAAAGCCTACCTGGATGCCGGCGCCGACATCCTGGAAACCAACACCTTCAACGCCACCCGCATTTCCATGGCCGATTACGGCATGGAAGAACTGGCCTACGAACTGAACGTAGAAGGCGCTCGCCTGGCGCGCAAGGTCGCCGACGCGAAAACCCTCGAGAACCCGGACAAGCCACGCTTCGTCGCCGGCGTTCTCGGCCCGACCAGCCGCACCTGCTCGTTGTCCCCGGACGTGAACAACCCCGGCTATCGCAACGTAACCTTCGATGAATTGGTAGAGAACTACACCGAAGCCACCAAGGGCCTGATCGAAGGCGGCGCCGACCTGATCCTGATCGAAACCATTTTCGACACTTTGAACGCAAAAGCCGCGATCTTCGCCGTGCAAGGCGTGTTCGAAGAGCTGGGCATCGAACTGCCGATCATGATTTCCGGCACTATCACCGACGCCTCCGGCCGCACCCTGTCCGGCCAGACCACAGAAGCGTTCTGGAACTCCGTGGCCCACGCCAAGCCAATCTCGGTCGGCTTGAACTGCGCCCTCGGCGCCAGCGAGTTGCGCCCGTACCTGGAAGAGCTGTCGAACAAGGCCAGCACCCACGTATCGGCTCACCCGAACGCCGGCCTGCCGAACGAATTCGGCGAGTACGACGAACTGCCGTCGCAAACCGCCAAGGTCATCGAAGAATTTGCCCAAAGCGGCTTCCTCAACATCGTCGGCGGTTGCTGCGGCACCACGCCGGGCCACATCGAAGCCATCGCCAAAGCCGTGGCCGGTTACGCGCCGCGCGAAATTCCGGAGATCCCGAAAGCCTGCCGCTTGTCGGGTCTGGAGCCGTTCACCATCGATCGCAACTCGCTGTTCGTTAACGTCGGCGAGCGCACCAACATCACCGGTTCCGCCAAATTCGCCCGCCTGATCCGTGAAGACAATTACACCGAAGCCCTGGAAGTCGCCCTGCAGCAGGTCGAAGCCGGCGCCCAGGTGATCGACATCAACATGGACGAAGGGATGCTCGATTCGAAGAAGGCCATGGTGACCTTCCTCAATCTGATTGCCGGTGAACCGGACATCTCCCGCGTACCGATCATGATCGACTCCTCCAAGTGGGAGGTGATCGAAGCCGGCCTCAAGTGCATCCAGGGCAAGGGCATCGTCAACTCGATCAGCATGAAGGAAGGCGTCGAGCAGTTCATTCATCACGCCAAACTGTGCAAGCGCTACGGCGCCGCCGTTGTGGTAATGGCGTTCGACGAAGCCGGTCAGGCCGACACCGAAGCGCGCAAGAAAGAAATCTGCAAACGCTCCTACGACATCCTGGTCAACGAAGTCGGCTTCCCGCCGGAAGACATCATTTTCGACCCGAACATCTTCGCCGTAGCCACCGGTATCGAAGAACACAACAACTACGCTGTGGACTTCATCAACGCCTGCGCCTACATCCGCGACGAACTGCCGTACGCCCTGACGTCGGGCGGCGTGTCCAACGTGTCGTTCTCGTTCCGCGGCAACAACCCGGTGCGTGAAGCGATCCACTCGGTGTTCCTGCTGTATGCGATCCGCGCCGGCCTGACCATGGGCATCGTCAACGCCGGGCAACTGGAGATCTACGACCAGATCCCGGTCGAACTGCGCGACGCCGTGGAAGACGTGATCCTCAACCGCACTCCGGAAGGCACCGACGCCCTCCTCGCCATCGCCGACAAGTACAAGGGCGACGGCAGCGTCAAGGAAGCCGAGACCGAAGAATGGCGTAGCTGGGACGTCAACAAGCGTCTGGAGCATGCGCTGGTCAAGGGCATTACCACCCACATCGTCGAAGACACCGAAGAGTCCCGTCAGTCCTTCGCCCGCCCGATCGAAGTGATCGAAGGCCCGCTGATGTCCGGCATGAACATCGTTGGCGACCTGTTCGGCGCCGGCAAAATGTTCCTGCCGCAGGTGGTGAAATCAGCCCGTGTGATGAAGCAGGCCGTGGCCCACTTGATCCCGTTCATCGAGCTGGAAAAAGGTGACAAACCGGAAGCCAAGGGCAAGATCCTGATGGCCACGGTAAAAGGCGACGTGCACGACATCGGCAAAAACATCGTGGGCGTGGTGCTGGGCTGTAACGGCTACGACATCGTCGACCTCGGCGTGATGGTGCCGGCGGAGAAAATCCTCCAGGTCGCCAAGGACGAAAAGTGCGACATCATCGGCCTGTCCGGCCTGATCACCCCGTCGCTGGATGAAATGGTCCACGTTGCCCGCGAAATGCAGCGCCAGGATTTCCACCTGCCGTTGATGATCGGTGGCGCGACCACCTCCAAAGCGCACACGGCAGTGAAGATCGAACCGAAGTACAGCAACGATGCGGTGGTGTATGTCACCGACGCTTCCCGTGCTGTCGGCGTGGCGACCCAGTTGCTGTCCAAGGAACTGAAGGCCGGTTTCGTCGAGAGAACCCGCGAGGAATACATCGAAGTCCGCGAGCGCACCGCCAACCGCAGCGCCCGTACCGAACGCCTGAGCTACGCCGCGTCGATTGCGAAAAAACCGCAGTTCGACTGGAGCACCTACGAACCGGTCAAACCAACGTTCACCGGCAGCAAAGTGCTGGATAACATCGACCTGAAGGTGCTGGCCGAATATATCGACTGGACGCCGTTCTTTATTTCCTGGGACCTGGCCGGGAAATTCCCGCGCATCCTTGAAGATGAAGTGGTCGGTGAAGCCGCCACCGCGCTGTACGCCGACGCACAGGAAATGCTCGCCAAACTGATCGACGAGAAGCTGATCAGCGCCCGTGCGGTGTTCGGCTTCTGGCCGGCCAACCAGGTGCGTGACGATGACATCGAGCTCTACGGCGACGACGGCAAGCCATTGGCCAAACTGCATCACCTGCGTCAGCAGATCATCAAGACCGACGGCAAGCCGAACTTCTCCCTCGCCGACTTCGTCGCGCCGAAGGACAGCGAACTCACCGACTACGTGGGTGGTTTCATCACCACCGCCGGCATCGGCGCAGAAGAAGTGGCCAAGGCCTATCAGGACGCTGGCGACGACTACAACTCGATCATGGTCAAGGCTCTGGCCGACCGTTTGGCCGAGGCCTGCGCCGAGTGGCTGCACCAGCAGGTGCGTAAAGAGCATTGGGGCTATGCCAAGGAAGAAACCCTCGACAATGATGCGCTGATCAAAGAGCAATACTCTGGCATCCGCCCTGCTCCGGGCTACCCGGCGTGCCCGGATCACACCGAGAAAGCCACGCTGTTCGCCCTGCTCGACCCGCAAGCCCGTGAAATGCAGGCTGGCCGCAGCGGCGTGTTCCTCACCGAGCACTACGCGATGTTCCCGGCGGCAGCAGTCAGCGGCTGGTACTTCGCGCACCCGCAGGCGCAATACTTCGCCGTCGGCAAGATCGACAAGGATCAGGTGCAGAGCTACACCTCGCGTAAAGGTCAGGAGTTGAGCGTGACCGAACGCTGGTTGGCGCCTAACCTCGGTTACGACGAGTAA
- a CDS encoding DUF934 domain-containing protein codes for MQRIIKNNEVVDETWHLLPKDFSIDEISNCDDYIVPLQLWREHSRMLLARDGGLGIWLDADEEAEEIGEDVENFKVIALNFPAFTDGRNYSNARLLRDRYGFKGELRAIGDVLRDQLFYMHRCGFDAFAVRPDKDPYEALEGLKDFSVTYQAATDEPLPLFRRR; via the coding sequence ATGCAGCGAATCATTAAGAACAACGAAGTCGTCGACGAAACCTGGCACCTGCTGCCCAAGGACTTCAGCATCGACGAGATCAGCAATTGCGATGACTACATCGTTCCGTTGCAACTGTGGCGCGAACACAGCCGCATGCTCCTGGCTCGCGATGGCGGCCTGGGCATCTGGCTGGATGCCGATGAAGAAGCCGAAGAAATTGGCGAAGACGTGGAGAACTTCAAGGTCATCGCCTTGAACTTCCCTGCCTTCACCGACGGCCGTAACTACTCAAACGCGCGTTTGCTGCGTGACCGTTATGGTTTCAAAGGCGAACTGCGGGCGATTGGCGATGTGCTGCGCGACCAGCTGTTCTACATGCATCGCTGCGGTTTCGACGCCTTTGCCGTGCGTCCCGACAAAGACCCGTACGAAGCCCTGGAAGGTCTCAAGGATTTCTCCGTGACCTATCAGGCCGCCACTGACGAACCGCTGCCGCTGTTCCGTCGCCGTTGA
- a CDS encoding histidine phosphatase family protein, producing MGSIYLIRHGQASFGADDYDVLSPTGIRQAEILGQHLAELGISFDRCLAGDLRRQQHTANSALEQFAAVGLPVPILETDSAFNEFDADAVIRALLPAMLPDEPEALNTLRHAAQNRSEFQRIFALIIERWLAGTYDTPGLESWLGFVERVQAGLQRILEQADNTQKIAVFTSGGTITALLHLITQMPAKQAFELNWQIVNTSLNHLKFRGREVALASFNNHAHLQLLKAPELITFR from the coding sequence GTGGGCAGCATCTATTTGATTCGACATGGCCAGGCCTCCTTTGGTGCAGACGACTATGACGTCCTGTCGCCCACCGGTATTCGCCAGGCAGAAATCCTCGGCCAACACCTGGCCGAGCTCGGCATCAGCTTCGACCGCTGCCTTGCCGGCGATTTACGCCGCCAGCAACACACCGCCAACAGCGCGCTGGAACAGTTCGCTGCGGTGGGTCTGCCGGTACCGATCCTGGAAACCGATTCCGCCTTCAATGAATTCGATGCTGACGCGGTGATCCGCGCCCTGCTCCCGGCCATGTTGCCGGACGAGCCTGAAGCGCTGAACACTCTGCGCCACGCCGCGCAAAACCGCAGCGAATTCCAGCGCATTTTCGCCCTGATCATCGAACGCTGGCTCGCCGGCACCTACGACACGCCGGGCCTGGAAAGCTGGCTGGGCTTCGTCGAGCGGGTTCAGGCCGGTTTGCAGAGGATCCTCGAACAAGCCGACAACACCCAGAAAATTGCCGTGTTCACCTCTGGCGGCACCATCACTGCCCTGCTCCACCTGATTACGCAAATGCCTGCCAAACAGGCTTTTGAATTGAACTGGCAAATCGTCAACACCTCGCTCAACCACCTGAAGTTTCGTGGACGCGAGGTGGCCCTGGCTTCCTTCAACAATCATGCGCACCTGCAACTGCTGAAGGCCCCGGAACTCATCACATTTCGCTGA
- a CDS encoding nitrite/sulfite reductase has product MYVYDEYDQRIIEDRVKQFRDQTRRYLAGELSEEEFRPLRLQNGLYIQRFAPMLRVAVPYGQLTSRQMRMMAKIARDYDKGYAHISTRQNVQFNWPAVEDIPDILAELATVQMHAIQTSGNCLRNVTTDQFAGVAADELIDPRPWCEIVRQWTTFHPEFAYLPRKFKIAVNGSTSDRAAIEVHDIGLEPVHNAAGELGFRVLVGGGLGRTPVVGAFINEFLPWQDLLSYLDAILRVYNRYGRRDNKYKARIKILVKALTPEVFAQKVDAEMEHLRGGQTTLTEAEVHRVAKHFVDPDYKALDDQSAALAELDQQHPGFARWRVRNTLAHKKPGYVAVTLSLKPTGVAPGDITDKQLDAVADLAERYSYGQLRTSHEQNIILADVEQDKLFTLWGELREQGFATPNIGLLTDIICCPGGDFCSLANAKSIPIAESIQRRFDDLDYLFDIGELDLNISGCMNACGHHHVGHIGILGVDKKGEEFYQVSLGGSASRDASLGKILGPSFAQEAMPDVIEKLIDVYIEQRTEDERFIDTYQRIGIDLFKERVYAANH; this is encoded by the coding sequence ATGTACGTATACGACGAATACGATCAGCGGATCATCGAGGACCGCGTCAAGCAGTTCCGTGATCAGACCCGACGCTATCTGGCAGGTGAGCTGAGCGAAGAAGAGTTCCGCCCCCTGCGCCTGCAAAACGGGCTTTACATCCAGCGATTCGCGCCAATGTTGCGTGTGGCGGTGCCGTACGGCCAACTGACTTCGCGCCAGATGCGAATGATGGCCAAGATTGCCCGTGACTACGACAAGGGTTATGCGCACATCAGCACCCGGCAAAACGTCCAGTTCAACTGGCCGGCCGTGGAAGACATCCCGGACATCCTGGCTGAACTGGCCACCGTGCAGATGCACGCGATTCAGACCAGCGGCAACTGCCTGCGCAACGTCACCACCGACCAGTTCGCTGGTGTCGCCGCCGACGAACTGATCGATCCGCGCCCGTGGTGCGAGATCGTGCGTCAATGGACGACTTTCCACCCGGAATTCGCCTACCTGCCGCGTAAATTCAAGATCGCGGTCAACGGTTCGACCTCCGACCGCGCCGCCATCGAAGTCCACGACATTGGCCTGGAGCCGGTGCATAACGCCGCTGGCGAACTGGGTTTCCGGGTGCTGGTCGGTGGTGGCCTCGGCCGTACGCCGGTGGTGGGTGCGTTCATCAATGAATTCCTGCCATGGCAAGACCTGTTGAGTTACCTCGACGCCATCCTGCGTGTCTACAACCGCTATGGCCGTCGCGACAACAAATACAAGGCGCGGATCAAGATTCTGGTGAAAGCGCTGACGCCTGAAGTCTTCGCCCAGAAAGTCGATGCAGAAATGGAACACCTGCGCGGTGGCCAGACCACATTGACCGAAGCCGAAGTGCATCGTGTCGCCAAACATTTCGTCGATCCGGACTACAAGGCCCTGGACGACCAGAGTGCTGCACTGGCCGAACTCGACCAGCAACATCCGGGCTTCGCCCGCTGGCGCGTGCGCAACACACTGGCCCACAAGAAGCCGGGTTATGTCGCGGTCACCCTGTCCCTGAAGCCGACCGGCGTTGCGCCGGGCGACATCACCGACAAGCAGCTCGACGCCGTTGCCGACCTGGCCGAGCGTTACAGCTACGGTCAGCTGCGCACTTCCCACGAGCAGAACATCATCCTGGCCGACGTTGAGCAGGACAAGCTGTTCACCCTGTGGGGCGAGTTGCGCGAGCAAGGTTTCGCCACCCCGAACATCGGCTTGCTGACTGACATCATCTGCTGCCCTGGCGGTGATTTCTGCTCCCTGGCCAACGCCAAGTCGATCCCGATCGCCGAATCAATCCAGCGTCGTTTCGACGACCTGGACTACCTGTTCGACATCGGCGAACTGGACCTGAACATTTCCGGTTGCATGAACGCCTGTGGTCACCACCACGTCGGCCACATCGGCATTCTCGGGGTGGACAAGAAAGGTGAAGAGTTCTACCAGGTTTCCCTCGGCGGCAGCGCCAGCCGCGACGCCAGCCTGGGCAAGATCCTCGGCCCGTCCTTCGCCCAGGAAGCCATGCCTGACGTGATCGAAAAGCTGATCGACGTGTACATCGAACAACGTACCGAAGACGAGCGTTTCATCGACACCTATCAGCGTATTGGCATCGACCTCTTCAAGGAACGCGTCTATGCAGCGAATCATTAA
- the sohB gene encoding protease SohB: MEFLTEYASFLAKTVTLVIAILVVLASFAALRSKGRRKAAGQLQVSKLNDFYKGLRERLEQTLLDKEQLKALRKSQAKTEKKQKKQTEVKPRVFVLDFDGDIKASATESLRHEITALLTLATPKDEVVLRLESGGGMVHSYGLASSQLARIREAGVPLTVCIDKVAASGGYMMACIGEKIISAPFAILGSIGVVAQLPNVNRLLKKHDIDFEVLTAGEYKRTLTVFGENTEKGREKFQEDLDITHQLFKNFVARYRPQLAIDDVATGEIWLGVAALDKQLVDELKTSDEYLAERAKQSELYHLHYAERKSLQERIGMAASGSVDRLLLSWWSRLTQQRFW; this comes from the coding sequence GTGGAGTTTCTCACCGAGTACGCCAGTTTTCTGGCCAAAACCGTGACCCTGGTGATCGCCATTCTGGTGGTCCTGGCCAGTTTTGCGGCATTGCGCAGCAAAGGTCGACGCAAGGCCGCCGGCCAGTTGCAGGTCAGCAAGCTGAATGATTTCTACAAAGGGCTGCGTGAACGCCTGGAGCAAACCCTGCTCGACAAGGAACAGCTCAAGGCCCTGCGCAAGTCCCAGGCTAAAACCGAGAAAAAACAGAAGAAACAAACCGAGGTCAAACCCCGGGTGTTCGTGCTGGATTTCGACGGCGACATCAAGGCTTCGGCCACTGAAAGCCTGCGCCACGAAATCACCGCGCTGCTGACCCTCGCCACGCCGAAGGACGAAGTGGTGCTGCGCCTGGAGAGCGGCGGTGGCATGGTGCACAGCTACGGCCTGGCGTCATCGCAATTGGCGCGTATCCGTGAGGCGGGTGTGCCGCTGACCGTATGCATCGACAAGGTCGCGGCCAGCGGCGGCTACATGATGGCGTGCATCGGCGAGAAGATCATCAGCGCACCGTTTGCGATTCTCGGCTCCATTGGCGTCGTGGCGCAGTTGCCTAACGTCAATCGCTTGCTGAAAAAACACGACATCGACTTCGAAGTCCTCACCGCCGGTGAATACAAACGCACCCTGACAGTGTTCGGCGAAAACACCGAGAAGGGCCGGGAGAAGTTCCAGGAGGACCTGGACATCACCCATCAGCTGTTCAAGAACTTTGTCGCGCGCTACCGGCCGCAACTGGCCATCGACGACGTGGCCACCGGTGAAATCTGGCTGGGTGTTGCAGCACTGGACAAGCAACTGGTGGACGAGCTCAAGACCAGTGACGAGTACCTCGCTGAACGCGCCAAGCAGTCTGAGCTGTATCACCTGCACTACGCCGAGCGTAAAAGCCTGCAAGAACGCATCGGCATGGCCGCCAGCGGTTCGGTCGATCGCCTGTTGCTGAGCTGGTGGAGTCGACTGACTCAGCAGCGATTCTGGTAA
- a CDS encoding SCP2 sterol-binding domain-containing protein — MTSVADAVQAMKAKFNPAAAAGLDLVFGFRIDDTKNFSLVVKDSTCELLEGENPDAQVTLVMDGETLEGIVDGSTDGMQAFMGGKLRAEGDMMLAMKLSELFPS, encoded by the coding sequence ATGACCTCCGTAGCTGATGCCGTACAAGCAATGAAAGCCAAGTTCAACCCAGCCGCTGCTGCCGGTCTGGACCTGGTCTTCGGTTTCCGCATCGACGACACCAAGAACTTCTCGCTGGTCGTCAAGGACAGCACCTGCGAGTTGCTGGAAGGCGAAAACCCGGACGCCCAGGTGACTCTGGTGATGGACGGCGAAACCCTGGAAGGCATCGTTGACGGTTCGACCGACGGCATGCAAGCGTTCATGGGCGGCAAACTGCGCGCTGAAGGCGACATGATGCTGGCGATGAAACTGTCCGAGCTGTTCCCGAGCTAA
- a CDS encoding ABC transporter substrate-binding protein, which yields MLKFLCGALLALGSVVGPCAQAESVLFLNPGTPREAFWVSYSQFMQAAAKDLDVDLRIQYSDRTSDITIRQAREALLGSNRPDYLVFVNEQSIAPEILRLAKGSGVKLFLVNNALTVDQMHLLGARPDKYPDWVGSLVPNDEEGGYLMLKELIRLHPPVAPGQMIDLLAFSGLKVTPSAQLREKGMRRALAEHPEVRLRQLVYGGWTRERAYEQAKLLFKRYPQTSLVWSANDEMSFGVMQAYEETGGKPGKDALFGTINNSPAALHALLENRLSVLLGGHFSLGGWALVQLHDYDQGVDVSQYGGRDRQIPLLQVVDRRQAKRLLAMGAAQDFGVDFHKLSAKGRPVSYRYPFSLQTLMH from the coding sequence ATGTTGAAGTTTCTGTGTGGTGCATTACTGGCGCTGGGCTCGGTCGTGGGGCCTTGTGCCCAGGCGGAGTCAGTGCTGTTCCTGAATCCGGGAACCCCCAGGGAAGCTTTTTGGGTCAGTTATTCGCAGTTCATGCAGGCCGCTGCCAAGGACCTGGACGTCGACCTGCGCATTCAGTATTCCGACCGCACCTCCGATATCACCATCCGGCAGGCACGCGAAGCGCTGTTGGGGTCAAACCGCCCCGACTATCTGGTGTTCGTCAACGAGCAATCCATCGCCCCGGAAATCCTGCGTCTGGCGAAGGGCAGCGGCGTGAAGCTGTTTCTGGTCAACAACGCCTTGACGGTGGACCAGATGCACCTGCTCGGCGCGCGTCCGGACAAGTACCCCGATTGGGTGGGCAGCCTGGTGCCCAACGATGAGGAGGGCGGATACCTGATGCTCAAGGAGCTGATTCGGCTCCATCCCCCGGTTGCCCCCGGACAAATGATTGACCTCTTGGCCTTCTCGGGACTGAAAGTCACCCCGTCCGCACAGTTGCGAGAGAAAGGCATGCGTCGCGCGTTGGCCGAACACCCCGAAGTGCGTTTGCGCCAATTGGTGTACGGCGGCTGGACCCGGGAGCGCGCCTATGAACAGGCCAAGCTGCTGTTCAAACGCTACCCGCAGACATCACTGGTCTGGTCGGCCAATGACGAAATGAGCTTTGGCGTTATGCAGGCCTACGAAGAAACCGGAGGCAAACCCGGCAAGGACGCGCTGTTCGGCACCATCAACAATTCACCCGCTGCTTTGCACGCATTGCTGGAAAACCGCCTGAGCGTTCTGCTGGGCGGGCATTTCAGTCTGGGCGGCTGGGCGTTGGTGCAGTTGCATGACTACGATCAGGGTGTCGATGTCAGCCAGTACGGGGGTCGTGACCGGCAGATACCGTTGCTGCAAGTGGTTGATCGGCGGCAGGCCAAGCGCTTGCTGGCGATGGGGGCGGCGCAGGACTTCGGCGTGGACTTCCACAAACTCTCCGCCAAGGGCCGGCCGGTGTCGTATCGTTACCCGTTCAGCCTGCAAACCTTGATGCATTGA
- a CDS encoding DUF2970 domain-containing protein, translating into MDDPVDNKPPTFWQMLHSVMAAAFGVQSGKNRARDFTHGKPSHFVILGILFTAVFALTLFGIVKLVLMLAGL; encoded by the coding sequence ATGGACGATCCAGTCGACAACAAGCCGCCGACCTTCTGGCAGATGTTGCACAGCGTCATGGCGGCAGCGTTCGGGGTGCAGAGCGGAAAAAACCGGGCGCGGGATTTCACCCATGGCAAGCCCAGCCATTTCGTGATTCTGGGGATTCTGTTCACAGCGGTGTTCGCGCTGACGCTGTTCGGCATCGTCAAACTGGTGTTGATGCTGGCCGGACTCTGA